The DNA segment aactgacaaaaatctgccttagtgcaccactatgTTACAGGAAGAGAATTTGAATTGGGAAACTTCCTTTGAAGTCTGTTGACTCAAAAGCCTCTAGGTGTAATGAAGGGGTCACACAGCGTAATTAGAGTAGGTCTGACATGTGGTGTTAAGCAGACTACACTATCCTTAATAGGTGACTTAATGCATCCTCCCCCCGCCCTGAATAGTTTAtttagtattagtgtcacaaggcttgcattaacactgcaatgaagttactgtgaaaatccccaagttgccacactccgcacctgttcaggtacactaggggagaatttagcatgaccaatgcacctaagcagcacgtctttcggacagtaggaggaaaccagagcacccagaggaaacccacatagatatgAGAAGAAcatcagactccgcacagatagtgacccgagtcgggaattgaaccctggtccctggcgctgtgaggtagcaatgctaaccactgtgccgttgtgCTGCCCATCACCGTGTTACTGACAGGCAAGATACCAGTGGTAGATTGCAGCCCAATGAGGTGATGAATTGATTACATGCCCCAAATGATTTTGAAACCTGGTCCTAAACAGTTATTGTGGGCAATCTTTTCTTCCTTTTCAGTGCTGATGGGACATATGAGGTGTCCCTCTACACTAACGCAATCGTCTACAACAACGGCGATGTGTTCTGGCTGCCGCCTGCCATCTACAAGAGCGCCTGCAGAATTGAAGTGAAGCACTTCCCTTTCGACCAGCAAAACTGTACACTGAAATTCCGATCATGGACATACGACCGCACGGAAATTGATTTGGTCCTCAGCAGCGATGTTGCAAGCAGGGATGACTTCACGCCCAGTGGGGAATGGGATATTGTCTCTCTTCCGGGACGACGGAATGAGATCCCAACAGACCCGACTTACGTTGATATCACGTATGATTTCATCATCAAAAGGAAGCCATTATTTTATACCATTAACCTCATAATCCCATGTGTGCTGATCACGTCTCTGGCGATTCTGGTGTTCTACCTACCCTCTGACTGCGGCGAGAAAATAACATTGTGCATTTCGGTTCTGCTGGCGTTGACTGTCTTTTTGCTGCTCATCTCAAAGATTGTCCCGCCAACCTCACTGGACGTGCCCCTGATAGGCAAGTACCTGATGTTTACCATGGTCCTGGTCACCTTCTCCATTGTCACCAGTGTCTGCGTACTGAATGTCCACCATCGCTCGCCCAGCACCCACACCATGCCCCAGTGGGTGAAGCGAATGTTTCTCCGAAAGCTGCCCACCCTCTTGTTCATGAAGCGTCCCGAGAATCGAAGCATAAAGGACAGAATCGAGAAGGAGCAGCCACCGGCTGGCACGGGCGGCAAGGCAGACCAAGCTGATGTTCAGACATGCTACGTGAATCAAGAGTCGGCAAAGAAATATGGCTGGCGCTTAGGAGATATGCCTGACAACCAGGATTCAAGGAAGAAGGTGTCAACAAAGATCAACTCCAGTGTGCAGGAAGCAATTGATGGTGTAAGGTTCATAGCGGAACATATGAAGAGTGAAGATGATGATCAAAGTGTGAGtttatccctttctccctctcatttCGACACCAAATGCAACTAAAATTAACAGTGAAAAATGGACAAATTTATGTCTCATTTTATTGGTGCTTTAAATTAAAGATTAATTTTCAGCATCAAGGTTAAATGAAGCCCTTCCGAATTTGCAGTATTGTTTTGCCCAGAAACTCGACACAAAGGCACCGATGGTATCTTACATAGTAACCACTGAGTAGGTTAACGATCAAACAGTTTATTAAGGAGCATGGGAAcgaacatttttttattcattcgtgggacatgggcgttgctcgctggccagcatttattgcccatccctagttgccaaagggcagttgagagtcaaccacattgctgtggctctggagtcacatgtaagccagaccaggtaaggatggcagatttcctttcctaaaggacattaatgaaccagatgggttttcccaacaatcggcaatggtttcatggtcatcagtagattattaattccagatttttttttattgaattcaaattgcaccacttgccgtggcaggattcgaactccggtccccagaacattagctgagtttctggatcaatagtctggcgataataccactgggccatcgcctcccctattcgCCAGGCATGCAAATGCTTCTCACCAATGAAAACTCGGCTTTGGAACTTCCTCACTTCTCGTTGGTGACATCATCCTGGGTGTGAACCTGCATTACattcatttgaatatatttaaaagttattcatccgcccccccccccctcacaaaaTACCCCGTTAGGCAGCAtcaattctgatgaaagatcattgacttgaaacattaactctgtttctctttcc comes from the Mustelus asterias chromosome 6, sMusAst1.hap1.1, whole genome shotgun sequence genome and includes:
- the LOC144495262 gene encoding neuronal acetylcholine receptor subunit beta-4-like, with amino-acid sequence MTTNAWLTQEWNDYRLRWDPEKYEGVDKLRIFSQHLWLPDIVLYNNADGTYEVSLYTNAIVYNNGDVFWLPPAIYKSACRIEVKHFPFDQQNCTLKFRSWTYDRTEIDLVLSSDVASRDDFTPSGEWDIVSLPGRRNEIPTDPTYVDITYDFIIKRKPLFYTINLIIPCVLITSLAILVFYLPSDCGEKITLCISVLLALTVFLLLISKIVPPTSLDVPLIGKYLMFTMVLVTFSIVTSVCVLNVHHRSPSTHTMPQWVKRMFLRKLPTLLFMKRPENRSIKDRIEKEQPPAGTGGKADQADVQTCYVNQESAKKYGWRLGDMPDNQDSRKKVSTKINSSVQEAIDGVRFIAEHMKSEDDDQSVIEDWKYVAMVIDRLFLWIFVLVCVVGTLGLYLQPLFQNHATPDTFSNAE